The following proteins come from a genomic window of Lycium ferocissimum isolate CSIRO_LF1 chromosome 4, AGI_CSIRO_Lferr_CH_V1, whole genome shotgun sequence:
- the LOC132054789 gene encoding glutaredoxin-C9-like, translating to MQEALPYKSWNLFPTNPTTLNKSSSLMNQTNYSKGDFKNMVTENAVIVFGRRGCCMSHVIKCLLQCHGVNPVIYDIEEKDENMVVAELDYIGDKTAGGDRKDGQCLQFPAVFIGGELFGGLDRIMASHITGELSPVLKQAGALWL from the coding sequence ATGCAAGAAGCACTTCCATACAAATCATGGAATCTTTTTCCAACAAATCCCACAACTCTAAACAAATCTTCCTCTCTAATGAATCAAACCAATTACTCAAAAGGGGATTTCAAGAACATGGTCACGGAAAACGCCGTTATAGTCTTCGGTCGACGTGGCTGTTGCATGAGCCACGTCATCAAGTGTTTACTTCAGTGTCATGGAGTGAACCCTGTTATTTACGATattgaagaaaaagatgaaaatatggTGGTGGCGGAGCTGGATTATATCGGTGATAAAACCGCCGGTGGTGACCGGAAAGATGGTCAGTGTTTGCAGTTTCCGGCTGTGTTTATTGGTGGAGAGTTGTTTGGAGGGTTAGATCGGATTATGGCTTCCCATATTACTGGAGAATTGAGTCCTGTTTTGAAACAAGCAGGGGCCTTGTGGCTTTGa
- the LOC132054120 gene encoding glutaredoxin-C9-like, which yields MVVAELDYTGKTARGYCMSHVVKCLLQCLGVNPVIYDIEENDENIVVAELDYISKTAGGDWKDCRRLQFLVVFLEGELFGGLDRIMAAHISGELSPVLKQAGALWL from the exons ATGGTGGTGGCGGAGCTGGATTATACAGGTAAAACCGCCAGG GGCTATTGCATGAGCCATGTTGTCAAGTGTTTGCTTCAGTGTCTCGGAGTGAATCCTGTTATTTACGATattgaagaaaatgatgaaaatatagtGGTGGCGGAGCTGGATTATATCAGTAAAACCGCTGGTGGTGACTGGAAAGATTGTCGACGTTTGCAGTTTCTAGTGGTTTTTCTCGAAGGTGAGTTGTTTGGAGGATTGGATCGGATTATGGCAGCTCATATTAGTGGGGAATTGAGTCCTGTTTTGAAACAAGCCGGGGCCTTGTGGCTTTGA